The Candidatus Paceibacterota bacterium genomic sequence AGATCGAATAATTCCAGACCTCATTCGAGGTTTTTCGACCAATTCCAAAGTCATTGTGCGGAATCCGAAAAGCACGCGGCCGTGGCAGCATGTATTGGATCCACTGCTTGGTTATGTCATGGTTCTTGAAGCAGTACTCGCTGGAGAGCAGATTGTCTCAATGAATTTCGGGCCAGATTCCAAAAGTCTCTCGGTGAGTGAAGTAGTAAATATCAGCCGAATGGGTTGGCCTCACCCAACTTCTATTGAGTTTGCAACAGGAATCCAAGAAGAAGGTTTGGAAGCGATTGCACTCCAACTCGATTCGCGGAAAGCAAGGACAACTCTCAATTGGAGTTGCGCATGGGATCAGAGCGAATCTGTATCTGCGACCATCAAATGGTGGGACAAAGTCTTAAATGAATCAGTTGATCCGAGGACGGCATGCGAGGCAGATATTGATCTATTGCTTGAAAATGCTCATAGTTTGGGTATTTCTTAGCCACACGGTACTTTTTGCACGCACCATTAGCCGCCTTAGCTCAGGGGTAGAGCAACGCACTCGTAATGCGTAGGTCCGGGGTTCGAATCCCCGAGGCGGCTCCATTTATTTGTATTACTCCGGTTGATGCTTGACATAACGTATTCGGCTGATGCTTGACAGGTATTCGGCTGATGCTTGACAGGTATGTTCGCCTGATGCTTGACAATTCATTCATGTTAATTGAGCTCAGTGTGATGGAGCAGCGCCCTATGCGAGCGTTCCGTAACAATTAGTGCATCAATGATACTATCATTAGTGATACTATTCTGAACTATCGGCAACGGAAGAGGTGGTGGGTCGTGTCTGGTTTCATCGGGAGAGGCGTCCAAATCGCAGTACTAAATAAGATTCTTGAACAAATTTCAACTAATGATGACAACAAGCCTGGCCAAGCCTTACTTATGCGAGGACGCCGCCGAGTTGGCAAGTCACGCTTGGTAGAGGAATTCCTCGATCGAGCGGGGGTTCCTAACGTCTTTTTTACTGCATCCAAGCAAACGACTCAGGAGGAGTTGCAGCTTTTTGCGCAGGCTGTACTTGAATCGAGTCTCCCAGATAAAGCAGTTTTTGACGGCGTTAACTTCGAGTCTTGGGATGCGGCCCTACGTCTGCTGGCAAATGCTTTGCCGAGTGATGTACCAAGCGTCATTGTGATAGATGAATTGCCTTACCTTATGGAATCTGATCAAGCATTCGAGGGGACACTGCAAAAGATCTTTGATCGCTATCTCTCTCGTCACAAAGTTCTATTCATTGGAATAGGGTCTGATCTGGCGATGATGGAGGCTCTTAACGAGTACGGCCGGCCTTTCCATCAAAGAGCAACCGAAATGGTAATTCCTCCGTTAAGCCCCGCTGAGGTGGCCGACATGTTGGGGCTAAGCGCGGCGGATGCTTTTGATGCCTACCTCATAACGGGTGGGCTCCCGCTTATTTGTAATGAATGGCGAAAAGGTCTCTCAATCTGGAAGTACCTCGAAAGCGCGCTGAGTTCTTCAACTTCAGCTTTGATTGTCAGTGGCGAGCGTTCTATAGCTGCAGAGTTCCCACCGGATGCCCAGGCGCGAAATGTGCTGACGGCGATCGGTTCTGGGGAGCGGACATTTTCTAATATAGGAAAGGCATCGGGGGGTTTGCAACAAACCTCCATTTCGCGCTCGTTGAAAATCCTGACCGATAAAAGGATTGTCGTTGCCGAAGTCCCACTCTCCACCAGGATTTCAAAGGAAACCCGATATCGAATTGCGGATCCATATATTCGTTTTTGGTTGAGTTTCCTTGGTCCAAATCTCGCGGAGATTGAGAGAGGGCGAGGAGATCGCGTTCTTGAAAAAATCCGCACTTCATGGACATCGTGGCGCGGGCGAACTATTGAGCCAATTATTCGGGAATCTATCGAACGCATTCCAAATCCTAGACAACCAGATGTGAGTGCGGTTGTGGGTGCCTATTGGACAAGGACAAATCAACCCGAGATTGATCTTATTGTTGCTGATCGAGGTCGCGTTGCCAGTGCCATTTTAGAAGTTGGGTCAATCAAGTGGCTCGAAAAAACACCATTCGGTACGGCAGAACTTAATCAATTGATTGCGCACCGGGCAGAGCTACCTGGGGCCACGCCAGACACACCACTTGTGATCGTCTCTCGAGCAGGCTTCAATGTGACACCCACCCCTGATGTGCGAGAGCTCTCGCCAGAGGATTTGCTCAAGGCGTGGAGGTAAGTCGAATAGTTACCGGGAATTCAATGGTTCTCATTACGCGTCGACTCTGAACGCACTGTATTACTCATGACTTGGCCTACCGAAGTACCCGTTGAACGTTAACAAGACCAGAATCCACAGGCATGCTTATAAGGTAAGCCCATGAAATCACTGAAAAAGGTTCTCCTCAATGAGGGCACGTTTCTAGGTGCGCTCGTCCTCTTCTTTGTAGTACGGCTTGGATATGCCTTGAGTAGGAATCTCTTTGCCAGTGGCCCAGATGCTCCGGATTACATGAAGGCTCCCCTTGAACTTGCTAAATACGGATTTTGGTCTAGCCATATTGAAGCTGCCCCTCTATACCCTCTGGGCTATCCCACTGCGCTTTGGCCTCTGGTAGAAATCGGAGGATCGAATTGGGTGATGCTTGCCCAAATTGTGCAGATACTTTTTTCAATACTTACGGTCTACATAGTTTATAAGATCTGTCAGGTTTATTTCACAAAGGAAATTGCCTTAATTATCGGCCTTGTTTTCCTCTTTAGTCCGGCGTTTACACCTATGAGTGGTGAAGCAATGTATGAGCCACTTTTAATGTTTGTTTTCTATCTGTATTTGTATCTAATGTTAAAGGCGCAGAAAGATTCCCAAAGTTACTTCCAATTTGCTTACGCTGGATTGTTGGCTGGATTCGTCGCTGTTATTCATCCCCGGGCAATTCCATGGATTCTTGTGGTGCAGGTACTTCTATTTGGGAAAATAGGATTGAAAAGGAGTATCGTCTTTTTTGGTCCATTCCTGGCTCCCGTGATGCTATTCCTGATCCGGAGTAAAGTGGCACACGACGTTTGGACGTTGAGTAATGCGGGGAACATTTGGGTAAAAGACGTTCGTCATGAGAGTTTTGGAGAGATATTGAGGAATGGTTTCTTCAATGCCATGTATTTCTGGTCTCCCTATTCTGGGGATGCAAAAAGAGGGACATGGATGCACAACTTCACCTTTTATCATGAGATAAAGAAGTTCACACATTCCTCAACCTTCGTGATTGCCATTGCAACTGTTTTCGCACTTATCTCAATTCTCGTGTGGCTCCTTGGATCATTCCTGCTTATTAGATCAAGTAATTTGATTGGAAGCATTGTGCTTTTGGTTCCGTTATTAGCTTGGGTAACAGATATTTTGACTGTAGGGGATGATCGTCATCGACTTGTTGTTATGCCACTACTACTTATGGGACAGGTTTACGCTTTCGTGTGGCTTCAGAAGAGAGTGTTTAGTCGTGGCTCACATTGATGGAATGCGTATCGGCGCGAATGTGAAACATTTCCTGTTACTCGGGAATACCAGAAGGGGAGCGCAATTAGAGCAAATGCGCATGCTATGGGCATAATGCGACTTCTTTATCCGATAATCGCAAGACTATATTTTCGGGCAAACTTTCCCGGCTCAACGCGCATGCTTAGCTATCTTTTTAGAATTATTCCTTTGAAGTGTGGATCAATACGTCATCCATTGGGATTCCTTTGGGAGATTGATTCACGCGAGTCGCTCTGGACATACCTCACTAGTTGCGAAAAATATACAACACGATTAATTCAGATGAATTCATTACACCTGGACACATTTGTATGCATCGGAGCTAATCGAGGATGGTATCCGCTACTTGTAGGCCAAGGAAACAAGAGGGCACGCATAGTGGCATTCGAACCCAACACTATGACTTTTGGGATTTTGAAAGGAAATGTGTTGGCAAACCAGAACCAATGTGAACTGCATCGAGAGGCGATAGGAGAGACAGAGGGCAACGCTGATCTCTTTAGTTATCCCGCCTCGAATGACGGAATGTGTACTCTGTATCCGACGACTCAAATCGGCGAAGATCCCACTGTTCTCGAAGAAGTCTCTGTAGAGAGTCTGGATCACTTTTTGGAAGGAAGACCCGAGGAATTGGGAACGGCATTAATCCTCATAGATGTTGAGGGTGGTGAGGCGGGAGTACTTTCCGGTGCCATAGAGACCCTCACCCAACACAGGCCCACTGTAATTTGTGAGGTGAATCCAATTTTACTTGGTGCTTCTGGATCGAGTTACAGGGAACTTTTTCAGTTTATGGAACGACTCAATTACATTGCGTATTGGATTGACGAGCGTCAGAGCCTGAGGAAATTGGAAATTTTGGATAAGTTACCCCATTTAGACGTTTTACCGGCGGGTTCCGGGGCTAACTATCTATTTATTCAACCCGATGAAGTGGGAAAGATGGGAGTTATTTGGCAGAATAAAGGTCAGAGTCTTAACTAATTGGAATACTCCTAATTAATTTCGACGTGATCATTTCGAAGTATTGCGTTGAGATTGGGGTTGTAGTTGAAAAAAGTCGTTAGAAGACTCTTTCCGCACCTTGTCTCGCGTTATCGGCAGCTTCGGTATCGACTGGAGAATAGGCCGAAGGTTACATACTCCTTCAGCGGTGAAGATACCTTGATCGCCTATATCGTTTCGAATTCGAAGAAGAGTATTCGATTCGTAGATGTTGGGTGCGTCCATCCGATTTTTGATAATAATACCTTTCTCTTGTATAGAAAAGGTCACTTCGGGGTCAATGTTGATGCGCGAACTGAAGTTAAGAGACTCTATTCACTATTTCGCCCGCGAGATAGATTTGTTAACTCCATAGTGTCAGATTCAACTGAAAGTGAGTATGCGGATTTTTACGTGAATGCGGACGATCCCCATGTAAGTTCA encodes the following:
- a CDS encoding glycosyltransferase family 39 protein, with the protein product MKSLKKVLLNEGTFLGALVLFFVVRLGYALSRNLFASGPDAPDYMKAPLELAKYGFWSSHIEAAPLYPLGYPTALWPLVEIGGSNWVMLAQIVQILFSILTVYIVYKICQVYFTKEIALIIGLVFLFSPAFTPMSGEAMYEPLLMFVFYLYLYLMLKAQKDSQSYFQFAYAGLLAGFVAVIHPRAIPWILVVQVLLFGKIGLKRSIVFFGPFLAPVMLFLIRSKVAHDVWTLSNAGNIWVKDVRHESFGEILRNGFFNAMYFWSPYSGDAKRGTWMHNFTFYHEIKKFTHSSTFVIAIATVFALISILVWLLGSFLLIRSSNLIGSIVLLVPLLAWVTDILTVGDDRHRLVVMPLLLMGQVYAFVWLQKRVFSRGSH
- a CDS encoding DUF234 domain-containing protein, which codes for MSGFIGRGVQIAVLNKILEQISTNDDNKPGQALLMRGRRRVGKSRLVEEFLDRAGVPNVFFTASKQTTQEELQLFAQAVLESSLPDKAVFDGVNFESWDAALRLLANALPSDVPSVIVIDELPYLMESDQAFEGTLQKIFDRYLSRHKVLFIGIGSDLAMMEALNEYGRPFHQRATEMVIPPLSPAEVADMLGLSAADAFDAYLITGGLPLICNEWRKGLSIWKYLESALSSSTSALIVSGERSIAAEFPPDAQARNVLTAIGSGERTFSNIGKASGGLQQTSISRSLKILTDKRIVVAEVPLSTRISKETRYRIADPYIRFWLSFLGPNLAEIERGRGDRVLEKIRTSWTSWRGRTIEPIIRESIERIPNPRQPDVSAVVGAYWTRTNQPEIDLIVADRGRVASAILEVGSIKWLEKTPFGTAELNQLIAHRAELPGATPDTPLVIVSRAGFNVTPTPDVRELSPEDLLKAWR
- a CDS encoding FkbM family methyltransferase, whose product is MNSLHLDTFVCIGANRGWYPLLVGQGNKRARIVAFEPNTMTFGILKGNVLANQNQCELHREAIGETEGNADLFSYPASNDGMCTLYPTTQIGEDPTVLEEVSVESLDHFLEGRPEELGTALILIDVEGGEAGVLSGAIETLTQHRPTVICEVNPILLGASGSSYRELFQFMERLNYIAYWIDERQSLRKLEILDKLPHLDVLPAGSGANYLFIQPDEVGKMGVIWQNKGQSLN